A stretch of Saccharothrix texasensis DNA encodes these proteins:
- a CDS encoding SDR family oxidoreductase, with amino-acid sequence MVFTAKALPPTGRTVLITGASTGLGREAALHLAERGFRVLAAVRKTEDGDRLVADCPSGRAEHVVLDVTDQASITAAADEVAEKVGDRGLWGLVNNAGICISAPLEVVSTDLLRRQLEVNVVGQLAVTQAFLPLLRAARGRLVNVTSGLGTVAIPYLGPYSAAQFAKEGMSDALRRELAPLGVAVSVVCPGSIWTPIWAKIAQDGHDALAGAPAAVADLYRATFLRFLQFNEQTAKDSKTRPAEVAVAIRAALTSVKPKTRYRVGADVRRGTVLARVLPDRAVDSMFSKIVTPLPTDQEAHRVGS; translated from the coding sequence ATGGTGTTCACCGCCAAGGCACTGCCGCCGACCGGCAGGACCGTGCTGATCACCGGCGCGTCGACCGGCCTCGGCCGGGAAGCCGCGCTGCACCTGGCCGAGCGGGGCTTCCGGGTCCTGGCCGCGGTGCGCAAGACCGAGGACGGCGACCGGCTCGTGGCCGACTGCCCGTCCGGCCGGGCCGAGCACGTCGTGCTCGACGTGACCGACCAGGCGTCCATCACCGCCGCGGCCGACGAGGTGGCCGAGAAGGTCGGCGACCGCGGCCTGTGGGGCCTGGTGAACAACGCGGGCATCTGCATCTCCGCGCCGCTGGAGGTCGTGTCGACCGACCTGCTGCGCCGGCAGCTCGAGGTCAACGTGGTCGGCCAGCTCGCGGTGACCCAGGCGTTCCTGCCGCTGCTGCGCGCCGCCCGCGGCCGGCTGGTCAACGTGACCTCCGGGCTCGGCACCGTCGCGATCCCGTACCTGGGGCCGTACTCGGCGGCGCAGTTCGCCAAGGAGGGCATGAGCGACGCGCTGCGCCGCGAGCTGGCCCCGCTGGGCGTGGCGGTGTCCGTGGTCTGCCCCGGCTCCATCTGGACCCCGATCTGGGCCAAGATCGCCCAGGACGGCCACGACGCGCTGGCCGGCGCGCCCGCCGCGGTCGCCGACCTCTACCGGGCGACGTTCCTGCGGTTCCTGCAGTTCAACGAGCAGACCGCGAAGGACAGCAAGACCCGGCCCGCCGAGGTCGCCGTCGCCATCCGGGCCGCGCTCACCTCGGTGAAGCCGAAGACCCGCTACCGGGTCGGCGCCGACGTCCGGCGCGGCACGGTGCTGGCGAGGGTGCTGCCCGACCGCGCCGTCGACTCGATGTTCAGCAAGATCGTCACCCCGCTCCCGACCGACCAGGAGGCGCACCGTGTCGGGTCCTGA
- a CDS encoding FAD-dependent monooxygenase, producing MSKHKKIVIVGAGMGGLTAAAALGRAGFEVEVYERARELRPVGSALSLMSNALTALAAVGVTPEFTGRSLVFESLRFLTKRGKPIRTIHFGDLARRIGQPNLAIHRASLQQALLEQASDAKIELGAAATGYTRDGDGVVVAFEDGREVRADVLIGADGFNSAIRREIAGPERPLDYDYVVWRATPAFRHPKVTHAYAAHYWGRGQRFGLVDIGGGDVYWWGTKNMPAEQAADWRGGKAGVQQLYAGWADEVQQVIAATPEEGITSLPAQDRPFLERWGDGPVTLLGDAAHPMLTSLGQGAAIAIEDGAVLAHCLKTIDDPQTALRAYEDRRRDRARGMVLASRGLSRTEQLQNPLQTFARGLYFRFVPERTLDRENEQALIFPGVQ from the coding sequence TACGAGCGGGCCCGGGAGCTGCGCCCGGTCGGCTCGGCGCTGTCGCTGATGAGCAACGCGCTCACCGCGCTGGCCGCGGTCGGCGTCACGCCCGAGTTCACCGGCCGGTCGCTGGTGTTCGAGTCGCTGCGCTTCCTGACCAAGCGGGGCAAGCCGATCCGGACCATCCACTTCGGCGACCTCGCCCGCCGGATCGGGCAGCCGAACCTGGCCATCCACCGGGCGAGCCTCCAGCAGGCGCTGCTGGAGCAGGCCTCGGACGCCAAGATCGAGCTGGGCGCCGCCGCCACCGGCTACACCCGCGACGGCGACGGCGTGGTGGTCGCCTTCGAGGACGGCCGGGAGGTGCGCGCCGACGTGCTGATCGGCGCGGACGGCTTCAACTCCGCCATCCGCCGCGAGATCGCCGGTCCCGAGCGCCCGCTGGACTACGACTACGTCGTGTGGCGTGCCACGCCCGCGTTCCGCCACCCCAAGGTCACGCACGCCTACGCCGCCCACTACTGGGGCCGCGGCCAGCGGTTCGGCCTGGTCGACATCGGCGGCGGCGACGTCTACTGGTGGGGCACCAAGAACATGCCCGCCGAGCAGGCGGCGGACTGGCGGGGCGGCAAGGCGGGCGTGCAGCAGCTCTACGCCGGGTGGGCCGACGAGGTGCAGCAGGTCATCGCCGCCACCCCGGAGGAGGGCATCACCAGCCTGCCCGCCCAGGACCGGCCGTTCCTGGAGCGGTGGGGCGACGGGCCGGTGACCCTGCTCGGCGACGCGGCCCACCCGATGCTGACCAGCCTCGGCCAGGGCGCCGCCATCGCCATCGAGGACGGCGCGGTGCTCGCGCACTGCCTCAAGACCATCGACGACCCGCAGACCGCGTTGCGCGCCTACGAGGACCGGCGCCGCGACCGCGCGCGGGGCATGGTGCTGGCCTCCCGCGGGCTCAGCCGCACCGAGCAGCTCCAGAACCCGTTGCAGACCTTCGCCCGCGGCCTGTACTTCCGGTTCGTCCCCGAGCGGACGCTCGACCGGGAGAACGAGCAGGCCCTGATCTTCCCCGGAGTGCAGTGA
- a CDS encoding nuclear transport factor 2 family protein, protein MNAQEILTRSLELLENGDARGWCDLFHPEGVLEFPYAPPGWPNRFEGREAIWQHMQKFPEHLTVKFTEVTFYPTADEDLAIGEFHGDGTATQSGGTLSQDYISVLRTDGEHITLYRDFWNPVKHMEALGGAEAAAAIVQG, encoded by the coding sequence ATGAACGCCCAGGAGATCCTGACCCGCAGCCTGGAGTTGCTGGAGAACGGCGACGCCCGCGGCTGGTGCGACCTGTTCCACCCCGAAGGCGTGCTGGAGTTCCCCTACGCCCCGCCCGGCTGGCCCAACCGCTTCGAGGGCCGCGAGGCCATCTGGCAGCACATGCAGAAGTTCCCCGAGCACCTGACGGTGAAGTTCACCGAGGTGACCTTCTACCCGACCGCCGACGAGGACCTGGCCATCGGCGAGTTCCACGGCGACGGCACGGCCACCCAGTCCGGCGGCACGCTCTCCCAGGACTACATCTCCGTCCTGCGCACCGACGGCGAGCACATCACGCTGTACCGGGACTTCTGGAACCCGGTCAAGCACATGGAAGCGCTCGGCGGGGCCGAGGCCGCCGCCGCGATCGTGCAGGGCTGA
- a CDS encoding phthiocerol/phthiodiolone dimycocerosyl transferase family protein has product MATPIRPLSPVERWYWMCDQLSTLNVVSRTRVRGELPADVLRRGLDAVQARHPFLRLAITDDDGLDPHWVPTDRSIPLRRVRREHDDQWVREINERELPDRVDPAVGPLARAVVISGDDDVHDLLVVVPHIIADGTTVITLAQQWLELAAADRPVESSRELPPPDELRPARHTGEEGAARLAEQTARDEELMARTRPGRVEPTTRVPLEGRRSRLVHRELTGEQLDAVARAAREHGTTVHGAVTAALVRAAAADAGDAHDHFAVGSPIDFRGELEPPVRPDEVGTYVATVPSVVDPALPFWDLARAITEDLAARKAKGDHFNLVTMVVGACPPSVAQARPFMEFMEAEGPINLCSSNIGRYAFPDRIGPWRVSDAQFLTGISVNGYFVATVNSSHGRLFWNFTHIADAVPDERARRLADDSLSTLLSEITQSSPAGA; this is encoded by the coding sequence ATGGCCACGCCGATCCGCCCGCTGTCGCCGGTGGAGCGCTGGTACTGGATGTGCGACCAGCTCTCCACGCTCAACGTCGTCTCCCGCACCAGGGTGCGCGGCGAGCTGCCCGCCGACGTCCTGCGCCGCGGCCTGGACGCCGTGCAGGCCCGGCACCCGTTCCTGCGGCTGGCGATCACCGACGACGACGGCCTCGACCCGCACTGGGTCCCGACCGACCGCTCCATCCCGCTGCGCCGGGTGCGGCGCGAGCACGACGACCAGTGGGTGCGCGAGATCAACGAGCGCGAGCTGCCCGACCGCGTCGACCCGGCGGTCGGCCCGCTCGCCCGCGCCGTGGTGATCAGCGGCGACGACGACGTGCACGACCTGCTGGTCGTCGTGCCGCACATCATCGCCGACGGCACCACGGTGATCACGCTGGCGCAGCAGTGGCTGGAACTGGCCGCCGCCGACCGGCCGGTGGAGTCGTCGCGCGAGCTGCCGCCGCCCGACGAGCTGCGACCCGCCCGCCACACCGGCGAGGAGGGCGCGGCGCGGCTGGCCGAGCAGACCGCCCGGGACGAGGAGCTGATGGCCCGCACCCGGCCCGGCCGGGTCGAGCCGACCACCCGCGTGCCGCTGGAGGGCCGGCGGTCCCGGCTGGTGCACCGGGAGCTGACCGGCGAGCAGCTCGACGCCGTGGCCCGCGCGGCCCGGGAGCACGGCACCACCGTCCACGGCGCCGTCACCGCTGCCCTGGTGCGCGCCGCCGCCGCCGACGCGGGGGACGCGCACGACCACTTCGCGGTCGGCTCGCCGATCGACTTCCGGGGCGAGCTGGAACCGCCCGTGCGCCCGGACGAGGTCGGCACCTACGTGGCCACCGTGCCGTCCGTGGTCGACCCGGCGCTGCCGTTCTGGGACCTCGCCCGCGCGATCACCGAGGACCTCGCCGCGCGCAAGGCGAAGGGCGACCACTTCAACCTGGTCACGATGGTGGTGGGCGCGTGCCCGCCGTCGGTGGCGCAGGCGCGGCCGTTCATGGAGTTCATGGAGGCCGAGGGCCCGATCAACCTGTGCTCGTCCAACATCGGCCGGTACGCCTTCCCCGATCGGATCGGCCCGTGGCGGGTGTCCGACGCCCAGTTCCTCACCGGCATCTCGGTCAACGGCTACTTCGTGGCCACCGTCAACTCCAGCCACGGCCGGCTGTTCTGGAACTTCACCCACATCGCGGACGCCGTGCCGGACGAGCGCGCGCGCCGGCTGGCGGACGACTCGCTGAGCACCTTGCTGTCGGAGATCACCCAGAGTTCGCCCGCGGGCGCGTGA
- a CDS encoding cytochrome P450 family protein, with protein MSGPELRLGEELISPLHPLYDGLQVDGAPRPAHLAPDHPVWVVTRYADAKKVLSHPGVRRDAKQAAELYAERTGEQRAAIGASLTAHMLNADPPDHTRLRALVGRAFTSRRVELLRPHIERLTDELLDAMAAREQADLMGDFAVPLTIGVICELLGVPPAERDHVRSAWERQAELLSPEAAEALAEEQADYLRGLLEAKRRDPADDVFSALVQAADEDGGLSPTELVAMSHLLLMAGFETTMNMIGNAVVTLLVHPEQAAALRANPDLLPNALEELVRYDSAVRASMLRFTVEDVDLGDVTIPAGEYVLVSNLTANHDPERFDDPDRLDLTRKADGHLGYGHGVHYCVGAPLARLEARVAIGKLLDRFPDLRLAVPHGELVWLPITFLRALISVPVTPQPVLTGRTSA; from the coding sequence GTGTCGGGTCCTGAACTCCGGCTCGGCGAAGAGCTGATCTCGCCGCTGCACCCGCTCTACGACGGCCTCCAGGTCGACGGCGCGCCCCGGCCCGCCCACCTCGCGCCCGACCACCCGGTGTGGGTCGTCACCCGGTACGCCGACGCCAAGAAGGTGCTCTCGCACCCCGGCGTGCGGCGGGACGCGAAGCAGGCGGCCGAGCTGTACGCCGAGCGCACGGGGGAGCAGCGGGCGGCCATCGGCGCCTCCCTCACCGCCCATATGCTCAACGCCGACCCGCCCGACCACACCCGGCTGCGCGCCCTGGTCGGCCGCGCGTTCACCAGCCGCCGGGTCGAGCTGCTGCGCCCGCACATCGAGCGGCTGACCGACGAGCTGCTGGACGCGATGGCCGCGCGCGAGCAGGCCGACCTGATGGGCGACTTCGCCGTCCCGCTGACCATCGGCGTGATCTGCGAGCTGCTCGGCGTGCCGCCGGCCGAACGCGACCACGTGCGCTCGGCGTGGGAGCGGCAGGCCGAGCTGCTGTCGCCGGAGGCCGCCGAGGCGTTGGCCGAGGAGCAGGCGGACTACCTGCGCGGCCTGCTGGAGGCCAAGCGCCGCGACCCGGCCGACGACGTGTTCAGCGCGCTCGTGCAGGCGGCGGACGAGGACGGCGGGTTGTCGCCGACCGAGCTCGTGGCCATGTCGCACCTGCTGCTCATGGCCGGGTTCGAGACGACCATGAACATGATCGGCAACGCGGTCGTCACGCTCCTCGTGCACCCCGAGCAGGCCGCGGCGCTGCGCGCGAACCCCGACCTGCTGCCCAACGCGCTGGAGGAGCTGGTCCGCTACGACAGCGCGGTCCGCGCGTCGATGCTCCGGTTCACCGTCGAGGACGTCGACCTCGGCGACGTCACCATCCCGGCGGGGGAGTACGTGCTGGTCTCGAACCTCACCGCCAACCACGACCCCGAGCGGTTCGACGACCCGGACCGGCTCGACCTCACCCGCAAGGCCGACGGGCACCTCGGCTACGGCCACGGCGTGCACTACTGCGTCGGCGCGCCGCTGGCCCGGCTCGAAGCCAGGGTCGCGATCGGCAAGCTCCTCGACCGCTTCCCGGACCTGCGCCTGGCCGTGCCGCACGGCGAGCTGGTCTGGCTGCCGATCACGTTCCTGCGCGCGCTGATCAGCGTGCCCGTCACCCCACAGCCCGTGCTCACCGGAAGGACGTCCGCATGA